In the Chelonoidis abingdonii isolate Lonesome George chromosome 13, CheloAbing_2.0, whole genome shotgun sequence genome, one interval contains:
- the LOC142047706 gene encoding olfactory receptor 2B8-like has product MTLFGNTTIIMISWLDPHLHAPMYFFLSNLSFLDLCYTTSIGPQMLLNFRSTHKSISWAGCVAQLYISPSLGCTECLLLAIMAYDRYAAICQPLCYTAIMSLRLCLQLAATAWLCSFGNSVLQTIRTMRLPRCGRNQIDNLFCEVPAPLKLACINTSANEAEVLASSVIFLLVPLGFILMSYGYIGATVLKIRSAKGRLKAFNTCASHLVVVLLFYGTGISMYLQPPSSYSQHRGKIVSLFYTMVTPMLNPLIYTLRNKEVHRTLQKVLGRSPATQGTQAGALKPGVHNITHWSRPLDLVAFLVWRDSSKVSWPWRHQLLFHQVQEMCKLAMEVFVYRPVTSEEEEERDIALPRKEIKA; this is encoded by the exons ATGACCTTGTTTGGAAACACCACCATCATCATGATCTCATGGCTCGACCCCCATCTCCACGcgcccatgtatttcttcctcagcaACCTCTCTTTCCTGGACCTCTGCTACACCACCAGCATTGGCCCCCAGATGCTGCTGAATTTCCGAAGCACCCACAAATCCATCTCTTGGGCTGGCTGTGTAGCCCAGCTCTAcatctccccctcactgggttgcaccgagtgcctcctgctggccatcatgGCCTATGACCGCTATGCCGCCATCTGCCAGCCGCTGTGCTACACGGCTATCATGAGCCTCCGTCTctgcctgcagctggcagccaCCGCCTGGTTGTGCAGCTTCGGCAACTCCGTCCTGCAGACCATTCGGACCATGAGGCTGCCCCGATGTGGGCGGAACCAAATTGATAACCTCTTCTGTGAGGTGCCGGCCCCGCTGAAACTGGCATGCATCAACACCTCTGCCAATGAGGCCGAGGTCCTCGCCAGTTCAGTGATTTTCCTGCTGGTTCCACTGGGCTTCATCCTGATGTCCTACGGCTACATAGGCGCCACCGTGCTGAAGATTCGCTCAGCGAAAGGGAGGCTCAAGGCTTTCAACACCTGTGCCTCCCACCTTGTTGTGGTGTTGCTGTTTTATGGCACGGGCATTTCCATGTATCTACAGCCTCCATCCAGCTACTCCCAGCACCGGGGTAAGATAGTATCCCTCTTCTACACCATGGTGACCCCCATGCTCAACCCCCTCATCTACACACTGAGGAATAAGGAG gtgcacaggactctgcagaaagtgctggggaggagcccagcCACTCAGGGGACCCAAGCTGGTGCA CTCAAGCCCGGGGTGCACAACATCACCCACTGGTCCAGGCCTCTCGACCTTGTGGCATTCCTGGTGTGGAGGGATTCCAGCAAGGTATCCTGGCCCTGGAGGCACCAGCTCCTCTTCCACCAGGTGCAGGAGATGTGTAAGCTGGCCATGGAGGTTTTTGTATACAGGCCAGTCacctcagaggaggaggaggaaagggacaTAGCACTTCCTAGAAAAGAGATCAAGGCCTAG